The Saccharopolyspora gloriosae genome window below encodes:
- a CDS encoding GNAT family N-acetyltransferase, which produces MDHQEEHRIGEYVVRRARIDDVEGARRVMLDTFYKEFGHGYHARWHSDVVDIEGAYLNNPRHALFVAVRDEQVAATTAIRSGGPRCPPHPEWLAARYGDGRTAQLFRVYVDREHRRHGLASALVSMACDFVSETPEYSTIYLHTNPAIEGAAPFWQSAATEIYDARQDPRYSPSVHFEIAIPGRSGALRSNPAALSDIDYAG; this is translated from the coding sequence ATGGATCATCAGGAAGAGCATCGAATCGGCGAGTACGTCGTGCGGCGAGCCCGCATCGACGACGTCGAAGGCGCCCGGCGGGTCATGCTCGACACCTTCTACAAGGAGTTCGGCCACGGCTACCACGCCCGCTGGCACTCGGATGTCGTGGACATCGAAGGCGCGTACCTGAACAACCCCCGCCACGCGCTGTTCGTGGCGGTGCGGGACGAGCAGGTCGCGGCGACGACGGCCATCCGCTCCGGCGGCCCCCGCTGCCCACCGCACCCGGAGTGGCTGGCGGCCCGCTACGGGGATGGCCGGACGGCCCAGTTGTTCCGCGTCTACGTGGACCGGGAGCACCGCCGCCACGGCCTGGCGAGCGCACTGGTGTCGATGGCCTGCGACTTCGTGTCGGAGACACCGGAGTACTCGACGATCTACCTGCACACGAACCCCGCGATCGAGGGCGCCGCACCGTTCTGGCAGAGCGCGGCGACGGAGATCTACGACGCCCGCCAGGACCCTCGCTACAGCCCCAGCGTCCATTTCGAGATCGCGATCCCGGGCCGATCGGGAGCGCTTCGCTCGAATCCGGCCGCCCTCTCCGACATCGACTACGCCGGGTGA